Proteins from one Ananas comosus cultivar F153 linkage group 5, ASM154086v1, whole genome shotgun sequence genomic window:
- the LOC109711014 gene encoding putative receptor-like protein kinase At4g00960 isoform X2 — protein sequence MAQFTKSDLFRRKLMDSPPPTSTNGSGEHSKSSSAAMPIMVSILVVVIFGTSLYCVYCWRWRKRNAIRRAQIDSLRPLSNSDLPLVDLATIQAATNNFAKDNKLGEGGFGPVYRGVLSGGVEIAVKRLSTKSRQGTVEFRNEVELIAKLQHRNLVRLLGCCVERDEKLLIYEYLPNRSLDAFLFDSSKHDQLDWKRRHPIIMGIARGLLYLHEDSVPKVIHRDLKASNVLLDNKMNPKISDFGMAKIFEGEDNEVNIGRVVGTFGYVAPEYAMEGIFSVKSDVFSFGVLLLEILSGQRNGASYFQQHGQTLLRKAWKLWIEDRATEFVDPLLGDSYSTTEAWRCFHVGLLCVQENPDDRPTMSNVVLMLISEQMQLPMPTEPPSFADRPAASGSDLSSTTKTNSTKTRSVNEVTITLIEPR from the exons ATGGCCCAGTTCACAAAATCCGATCTTTTTCGCCGGAAATTGATGGATTCACCCCCACCAACATCCACAAATGGCTCAG GGGAGCACAGCAAATCGAGCTCCGCCGCGATGCCGATAATGGTTTCGATCCTCGTCGTCGTGATCTTCGGCACTTCGCTTTACTGTGTATATTGTTGGAGATGGAGAAAACGCAATG CGATTCGCCGCGCTCAAATCGACAGTTTGAGGCCTCTATCCAATTCAGATTTGCCATTAGTGGATCTAGCAACAATTCAAGCAGCTACCAACAATTTTGCGAAGGATAACAAGCTCGGAGAAGGAGGATTTGGCCCTGTTTATAGA GGTGTTTTGAGTGGTGGGGTGGAGATCGCGGTGAAGCGGCTCTCGACGAAGTCGAGGCAGGGCACCGTCGAGTTCAGGAACGAGGTGGAGTTGATCGCGAAGCTCCAGCACAGGAACCTGGTGAGGCTTCTTGGTTGCTGCGTTGAGAGAGATGAGAAGCTCCTCATCTATGAGTACCTTCCTAATAGAAGCCTCGACGCCTTCTTATTCG ATTCAAGCAAGCACGATCAACTGGATTGGAAGAGAAGGCACCCTATTATCATGGGGATCGCTCGCGGCCTTCTCTACCTCCATGAGGATTCTGTGCCGAAAGTGATTCATAGGGACTTGAAAGCTAGTAACGTGTTGCTGGACAACAAGATGAACCCAAAGATCTCAGACTTTGGCATGGCGAAGATCTTCGAAGGGGAAGATAATGAAGTGAATATCGGAAGAGTGGTCGGAACATT TGGATATGTGGCTCCGGAGTATGCGATGGAAGGCATTTTCTCCGTTAAATCAGACGTTTTTAGTTTCGGAGTTCTGCTTCTAGAGATTCTGAGTGGGCAGAGAAATGGAGCTTCTTATTTTCAGCAACATGGCCAGACCTTACTCCGAAAG GCTTGGAAATTGTGGATTGAAGATAGAGCAACAGAGTTCGTCGACCCATTGCTCGGAGATTCGTACTCGACGACCGAAGCATGGCGGTGCTTCCACGTGGGGCTGCTATGCGTGCAGGAAAACCCCGACGACCGGCCAACGATGTCGAACGTGGTCCTCATGTTGATAAGCGAGCAAATGCAGCTCCCCATGCCTACCGAACCGCCGAGTTTCGCCGACCGGCCTGCAGCCTCCGGGTCAGACCTGTCGTCGACCACGAAGACCAATTCGACGAAAACAAGGTCTGTGAATGAGGTCACAATCACCCTCATTGAACCTAGGTAG
- the LOC109711064 gene encoding uncharacterized protein LOC109711064 isoform X3 — MFRDNSLFIFIVSLIILEFRDTIIPWCTTFLDDHHHMETLVPTNLSFARGVPKPQENCYSVEKERQKGAPTWSEALEEANKLACLRNTLSRRGRGRAKPKFSIHTHSCESSPSRFKDKNDKCYEGSSRRHISHPTMSEHPRPEMFENVDEEIDEHPLESVTAEMRGALPSMAEMLEDLQEKNGISNRSLSLLLHNVKMKEKKTTSFGRTIVLNLGDRDIDDDDPLEYVDGEASAEDEVILNIDVDQQDLNLASQKIRGQTMTDLFQDAFTASALEEPMVQAAKFSGAGYYGRLQRVMQIEKDRHLEFLKQSRGGQSSSNFIKMFGRQADRLPLLI, encoded by the exons ATGTTCCGGGATAattcactatttatttttatcgtcTCTCTGATAATTCTGGAATTCCGAGATACTATAATACCTTGGTGTACAACTTTTTTGGATGACCATCATCATATG GAAACTCTTGTACCAACCAACCTTTCATTTGCTCGTGGAGTCCCCAAACCTCAAGAAAACTGTTATAGTGTTGAAAAGGAGAGGCAAAAGGGAGCACCCACATGGAGTGAAGCTTTGGAGGAGGCCAATAAGTTAGCTTGTTTGCGCAACACGTTGAGTAGAC GTGGTAGAGGGAGGGCCAAGCCCAAGTTTTCTATTCACACACATTCATGTGAATCCTCACCTTCTAGATTTAAGGACAAGAATGATAAGTGTTACGAAGGCTCTTCCAGACGACATATATCCCACCCTACAATGTCAGAACATCCGAGGCCTGAAATGTTTGAAAATGTCGATGAAGAGATTGATGAGCATCCTCTTGAGTCAGTTACTGCTGAAATGAGAGGAGCACTCCCTTCAATGGCTGAAATGCTTGAAGATCTGCAAGAGAAAAATGGCATTTCTAACCGATCCCTAAGTTTG CTTCTGCATAATGTAAaaatgaaggagaaaaagaCAACCTCTTTTGGAAGGACAATAGTGCTTAATTTAGGTGATAGAGATATTGACGATGACGACCCTCTCGAGTATGTGGATGGTGAAGCGTCTGCGGAGGATGAAGTAATCCTTAACATA GATGTTGATCAACAGGATTTAAATCTGGCAAGTCAGAAAATTAGAGGGCAGACTATGACAGATTTGTTCCAAGATGCTTTTACTGCATCAGCTTTGGAGGAGCCTATGGTTCAGGCAGCTAAGTTCTCAGG AGCTGGTTATTATGGGAGGCTACAGCGAGTTATGCAGATTGAAAAAGATAGGCATCTGGAATTCTTAAAGCAATCTCGTGGAGGTCAAAGCTCTTCAA ATTTTATCAAGATGTTTGGAAGGCAAGCTGACCGTTTGCCATTGCTCATTTGA
- the LOC109711064 gene encoding uncharacterized protein LOC109711064 isoform X2 → MFRDNSLFIFIVSLIILEFRDTIIPWCTTFLDDHHHMETLVPTNLSFARGVPKPQENCYSVEKERQKGAPTWSEALEEANKLACLRNTLSRRGRGRAKPKFSIHTHSCESSPSRFKDKNDKCYEGSSRRHISHPTMSEHPRPEMFENVDEEIDEHPLESVTAEMRGALPSMAEMLEDLQEKNGISNRSLSLLLHNVKMKEKKTTSFGRTIVLNLGDRDIDDDDPLEYVDGEASAEDEVILNIDVDQQDLNLASQKIRGQTMTDLFQDAFTASALEEPMVQAAKFSGAGYYGRLQRVMQIEKDRHLEFLKQSRGGQSSSNDFRGFTVQILSRCLEGKLTVCHCSFEEDTEA, encoded by the exons ATGTTCCGGGATAattcactatttatttttatcgtcTCTCTGATAATTCTGGAATTCCGAGATACTATAATACCTTGGTGTACAACTTTTTTGGATGACCATCATCATATG GAAACTCTTGTACCAACCAACCTTTCATTTGCTCGTGGAGTCCCCAAACCTCAAGAAAACTGTTATAGTGTTGAAAAGGAGAGGCAAAAGGGAGCACCCACATGGAGTGAAGCTTTGGAGGAGGCCAATAAGTTAGCTTGTTTGCGCAACACGTTGAGTAGAC GTGGTAGAGGGAGGGCCAAGCCCAAGTTTTCTATTCACACACATTCATGTGAATCCTCACCTTCTAGATTTAAGGACAAGAATGATAAGTGTTACGAAGGCTCTTCCAGACGACATATATCCCACCCTACAATGTCAGAACATCCGAGGCCTGAAATGTTTGAAAATGTCGATGAAGAGATTGATGAGCATCCTCTTGAGTCAGTTACTGCTGAAATGAGAGGAGCACTCCCTTCAATGGCTGAAATGCTTGAAGATCTGCAAGAGAAAAATGGCATTTCTAACCGATCCCTAAGTTTG CTTCTGCATAATGTAAaaatgaaggagaaaaagaCAACCTCTTTTGGAAGGACAATAGTGCTTAATTTAGGTGATAGAGATATTGACGATGACGACCCTCTCGAGTATGTGGATGGTGAAGCGTCTGCGGAGGATGAAGTAATCCTTAACATA GATGTTGATCAACAGGATTTAAATCTGGCAAGTCAGAAAATTAGAGGGCAGACTATGACAGATTTGTTCCAAGATGCTTTTACTGCATCAGCTTTGGAGGAGCCTATGGTTCAGGCAGCTAAGTTCTCAGG AGCTGGTTATTATGGGAGGCTACAGCGAGTTATGCAGATTGAAAAAGATAGGCATCTGGAATTCTTAAAGCAATCTCGTGGAGGTCAAAGCTCTTCAA ATGATTTTAGGGGCTTTACTGTGCAGATTTTATCAAGATGTTTGGAAGGCAAGCTGACCGTTTGCCATTGCTCATTTGAGGAAGATACTGAG GCGTGA
- the LOC109711065 gene encoding cell division cycle protein 123 homolog — translation MLVEELLRCQIREWYPIFKTHTFPTLFVPLPLPFRRYLLGLPPLNPNPNPINAINAINDDDDDDDDDAPPPPLFLLPRSSTPLPRPSPSSLDPLSLLDSSFPPSDGGDDDDGDGDAPSFPELEAAVALRCASFADAALLLRASDSAAHDLSLALPSCSDYDPRNPPGDDASSPSSSDDDFYYLALRRWKPSLRPEMEFRCFARRRRLVAVSQRDATAFYPALLDRRREILAAIRSFFDGVVAPRFASQDYTVDVYVMRDMRVKIVDFNPWGAFTLPLLFTWEELEEMKETEEVEIRVLESQCGVRPGLKTAVPYDYLDTGEGSGWDQFLRNAEEEIRRQAQNSQNSDAGAGDY, via the coding sequence ATGTTGGTAGAGGAGCTGCTACGGTGCCAAATCCGTGAATGGTACCCGATCTTCAAAACCCACACCTTCCCCACCCTCTTcgtccccctccccctccccttccGCCGCTACCTCCTCGGCCTCCCCCCtcttaaccctaaccctaaccccatTAACGCCATTAACGCCAttaacgacgacgacgacgacgacgacgacgacgctcctcctcctccgctcttCCTCCTCCCACGCTCCTCCACTCCCCTCCCCCGCCCCTCCCCTTCCTCCCTCGaccccctctccctcctcgACTCCTCCTTTCCCCCCTccgacggcggcgacgacgacgacggggaTGGCGACGCGCCGTCGTTCCCGGAGCTCGAGGCGGCGGTGGCCCTCCGCTGCGCGTCGTTCGCCGACGCCGCGCTCCTCCTCCGCGCCTCCGACTCCGCCGCCCACGACCTCTCCCTCGCCCTCCCCTCCTGCTCCGATTACGACCCCCGCAACCCTCCCGGCGACGACGCTtcttccccctcctcctccgacgacgatttcTACTACCTCGCGTTGCGCAGGTGGAAGCCCTCGCTCCGCCCGGAGATGGAGTTCCGCTGCttcgcccgccgccgccgcctcgtcgCCGTCTCCCAGCGCGACGCCACCGCCTTCTACCCCGCGCTCCTCGACCGACGCCGCGAGATCCTTGCCGCGATCCGGTCCTTCTTCGACGGCGTCGTCGCCCCGCGCTTCGCGTCGCAGGACTACACCGTCGACGTCTACGTGATGCGGGACATGAGGGTGAAGATCGTCGATTTCAATCCCTGGGGCGCGTTTACGCTTCCGCTGCTGTTCACCTGGGAGGAGCTGGAGGAGATGAAGGAAACGGAGGAGGTggagattagggttttggagagcCAATGCGGGGTGCGACCAGGGTTGAAGACGGCGGTGCCGTATGATTACTTGGATACAGGGGAGGGGAGTGGGTGGGATCAGTTCTTGCGGAATGCCGAGGAGGAGATTCGGCGGCAGGCGCAGAATTCGCAGAATTCGGATGCCGGCGCCGGAGATTACTGA
- the LOC109711064 gene encoding uncharacterized protein LOC109711064 isoform X1 encodes MFRDNSLFIFIVSLIILEFRDTIIPWCTTFLDDHHHMETLVPTNLSFARGVPKPQENCYSVEKERQKGAPTWSEALEEANKLACLRNTLSRRGRGRAKPKFSIHTHSCESSPSRFKDKNDKCYEGSSRRHISHPTMSEHPRPEMFENVDEEIDEHPLESVTAEMRGALPSMAEMLEDLQEKNGISNRSLSLLLHNVKMKEKKTTSFGRTIVLNLGDRDIDDDDPLEYVDGEASAEDEVILNIDVDQQDLNLASQKIRGQTMTDLFQDAFTASALEEPMVQAAKFSGAGYYGRLQRVMQIEKDRHLEFLKQSRGGQSSSNDFRGFTVQILSRCLEGKLTVCHCSFEEDTEYSSGVKGPIECVVDGGTVKRTVIFSSKICGNVDIEVGKFIRMYPPWKEVLVKEDEKIILCTYFSNVMA; translated from the exons ATGTTCCGGGATAattcactatttatttttatcgtcTCTCTGATAATTCTGGAATTCCGAGATACTATAATACCTTGGTGTACAACTTTTTTGGATGACCATCATCATATG GAAACTCTTGTACCAACCAACCTTTCATTTGCTCGTGGAGTCCCCAAACCTCAAGAAAACTGTTATAGTGTTGAAAAGGAGAGGCAAAAGGGAGCACCCACATGGAGTGAAGCTTTGGAGGAGGCCAATAAGTTAGCTTGTTTGCGCAACACGTTGAGTAGAC GTGGTAGAGGGAGGGCCAAGCCCAAGTTTTCTATTCACACACATTCATGTGAATCCTCACCTTCTAGATTTAAGGACAAGAATGATAAGTGTTACGAAGGCTCTTCCAGACGACATATATCCCACCCTACAATGTCAGAACATCCGAGGCCTGAAATGTTTGAAAATGTCGATGAAGAGATTGATGAGCATCCTCTTGAGTCAGTTACTGCTGAAATGAGAGGAGCACTCCCTTCAATGGCTGAAATGCTTGAAGATCTGCAAGAGAAAAATGGCATTTCTAACCGATCCCTAAGTTTG CTTCTGCATAATGTAAaaatgaaggagaaaaagaCAACCTCTTTTGGAAGGACAATAGTGCTTAATTTAGGTGATAGAGATATTGACGATGACGACCCTCTCGAGTATGTGGATGGTGAAGCGTCTGCGGAGGATGAAGTAATCCTTAACATA GATGTTGATCAACAGGATTTAAATCTGGCAAGTCAGAAAATTAGAGGGCAGACTATGACAGATTTGTTCCAAGATGCTTTTACTGCATCAGCTTTGGAGGAGCCTATGGTTCAGGCAGCTAAGTTCTCAGG AGCTGGTTATTATGGGAGGCTACAGCGAGTTATGCAGATTGAAAAAGATAGGCATCTGGAATTCTTAAAGCAATCTCGTGGAGGTCAAAGCTCTTCAA ATGATTTTAGGGGCTTTACTGTGCAGATTTTATCAAGATGTTTGGAAGGCAAGCTGACCGTTTGCCATTGCTCATTTGAGGAAGATACTGAG TATTCCTCAGGCGTGAAGGGCCCAATCGAATGTGTTGTAGATGGAGGGACTGTGAAGAGGACAGTAATATTTAGTTCGAAGATATGCGGCAATGTGGATATTGAAGTAGGAAAATTCATTCGCATGTACCCTCCATG GAAAGAAGTTCTGGTGAAAGAAGATGAGAAGATCATTCTCTGTACATATTTTTCAAATGTAATGGCATAA
- the LOC109710727 gene encoding benzyl alcohol O-benzoyltransferase-like: MASLEFVVKVGEQQLIQPETPTPYETKYLSNIDDQAGLRNHIPFVHFYRGRSRDRCDPVTRLACGGFVLAYTFNHCMCDAAGALQFLTAVAESARDPSINSPSLRPVWSREALSPRSPPRISFPHYEYDDSITNLKPGPMYSPSHFRRLAQASLFLPRETVSTLKHRAAAAASFDAVAACLWRARARALCLSGRDPAYFLFPLDTRSRGTPRLPRGYYGAAVVFPCATALTFDLCRKPLRYASSKIATTKQIALEDEYRASVVDFLEGKGGNVGFRGGEGVFVVSDQSRLRFADVDMGWGRAVYGGPGRAGTGAEPGMVAAVAAHRREDGVEGLLAIFSIPDEAMEAFKREVWGMIEGTSEEEVESEKPFRSAL; the protein is encoded by the exons atggctTCTTTGGAGTTCGTCGTAAAAGTTGGAGAGCAACAGCTAATACAACCAGAAACACCGACCCCCTACGAAACAAAGTATCTGTCGAACATCGACGACCAGGCCGGACTCCGTAACCACATCCCTTTTGTTCACTTCTACCGCGGTCGTTCAAGGGATCGGTGCGACCCT GTTACCCGTCTTGCATGCGGCGGATTTGTTCTGGCCTACACTTTCAATCACTGCATGTGCGACGCAGCCGGCGCCCTCCAATTTCTTACTGCTGTAGCCGAGTCCGCGCGCGATCCCTCTATTAACTCGCCTTCCCTACGTCCGGTGTGGTCTCGTGAAGCCCTATCGCCCCGATCCCCTCCTCGCATTTCTTTTCCTCACTATGAATACGATGATTCAATCACTAACCTCAAACCTGGACCGATGTACTCCCCTTCTCACTTCCGTCGCCTCGCCCAAGCCTCTCTTTTTCTACCTCGTGAAACTGTTTCGACTCTTAAGCATCGCGCTGCGGCTGCGGCCTCCTTCGATGCAGTCGCTGCTTGTCTTTGGCGCGCACGAGCTCGCGCCCTTTGCCTTTCAGGTCGTGATCCTGCGTACTTTCTCTTTCCTCTCGACACTCGCTCTCGCGGCACCCCGCGCCTTCCTCGTGGCTACTACGGCGCTGCTGTCGTCTTTCCCTGCGCAACTGCCCTTACTTTCGACCTATGTCGTAAGCCGCTCCGTTATGCTTCTAGTAAGATTGCCACGACGAAGCAGATCGCGTTGGAGGATGAGTATCGGGCGTCGGTAGTGGACTTCTTGGAGGGGAAAGGAGGGAATGTAGGCTTCCGAGGAGGGGAAGGGGTGTTCGTCGTGTCGGATCAGAGTCGACTGAG GTTTGCCGATGTCGACATGGGTTGGGGCCGGGCAGTGTATGGCGGTCCGGGGAGGGCGGGGACTGGGGCGGAGCCTGGGATGGTGGCAGCGGTGGCAGCGCACCGTCGGGAGGATGGCGTGGAGGGGTTACTCGCCATCTTCTCTATTCCTGACGAAGCAATGGAGGCATTTAAGCGGGAAGTGTGGGGCATGATAGAAGGCACTAGCGAGGAGGAAGTAGAATCGGAGAAGCCGTTTCGCTCCGCTTTGTGA
- the LOC109711014 gene encoding putative receptor-like protein kinase At4g00960 isoform X1, with protein MAQFTKSDLFRRKLMDSPPPTSTNGSGEHSKSSSAAMPIMVSILVVVIFGTSLYCVYCWRWRKRNAIRRAQIDSLRPLSNSDLPLVDLATIQAATNNFAKDNKLGEGGFGPVYRGVLSGGVEIAVKRLSTKSRQGTVEFRNEVELIAKLQHRNLVRLLGCCVERDEKLLIYEYLPNRSLDAFLFGESDSSKHDQLDWKRRHPIIMGIARGLLYLHEDSVPKVIHRDLKASNVLLDNKMNPKISDFGMAKIFEGEDNEVNIGRVVGTFGYVAPEYAMEGIFSVKSDVFSFGVLLLEILSGQRNGASYFQQHGQTLLRKAWKLWIEDRATEFVDPLLGDSYSTTEAWRCFHVGLLCVQENPDDRPTMSNVVLMLISEQMQLPMPTEPPSFADRPAASGSDLSSTTKTNSTKTRSVNEVTITLIEPR; from the exons ATGGCCCAGTTCACAAAATCCGATCTTTTTCGCCGGAAATTGATGGATTCACCCCCACCAACATCCACAAATGGCTCAG GGGAGCACAGCAAATCGAGCTCCGCCGCGATGCCGATAATGGTTTCGATCCTCGTCGTCGTGATCTTCGGCACTTCGCTTTACTGTGTATATTGTTGGAGATGGAGAAAACGCAATG CGATTCGCCGCGCTCAAATCGACAGTTTGAGGCCTCTATCCAATTCAGATTTGCCATTAGTGGATCTAGCAACAATTCAAGCAGCTACCAACAATTTTGCGAAGGATAACAAGCTCGGAGAAGGAGGATTTGGCCCTGTTTATAGA GGTGTTTTGAGTGGTGGGGTGGAGATCGCGGTGAAGCGGCTCTCGACGAAGTCGAGGCAGGGCACCGTCGAGTTCAGGAACGAGGTGGAGTTGATCGCGAAGCTCCAGCACAGGAACCTGGTGAGGCTTCTTGGTTGCTGCGTTGAGAGAGATGAGAAGCTCCTCATCTATGAGTACCTTCCTAATAGAAGCCTCGACGCCTTCTTATTCGGCGAGTCCG ATTCAAGCAAGCACGATCAACTGGATTGGAAGAGAAGGCACCCTATTATCATGGGGATCGCTCGCGGCCTTCTCTACCTCCATGAGGATTCTGTGCCGAAAGTGATTCATAGGGACTTGAAAGCTAGTAACGTGTTGCTGGACAACAAGATGAACCCAAAGATCTCAGACTTTGGCATGGCGAAGATCTTCGAAGGGGAAGATAATGAAGTGAATATCGGAAGAGTGGTCGGAACATT TGGATATGTGGCTCCGGAGTATGCGATGGAAGGCATTTTCTCCGTTAAATCAGACGTTTTTAGTTTCGGAGTTCTGCTTCTAGAGATTCTGAGTGGGCAGAGAAATGGAGCTTCTTATTTTCAGCAACATGGCCAGACCTTACTCCGAAAG GCTTGGAAATTGTGGATTGAAGATAGAGCAACAGAGTTCGTCGACCCATTGCTCGGAGATTCGTACTCGACGACCGAAGCATGGCGGTGCTTCCACGTGGGGCTGCTATGCGTGCAGGAAAACCCCGACGACCGGCCAACGATGTCGAACGTGGTCCTCATGTTGATAAGCGAGCAAATGCAGCTCCCCATGCCTACCGAACCGCCGAGTTTCGCCGACCGGCCTGCAGCCTCCGGGTCAGACCTGTCGTCGACCACGAAGACCAATTCGACGAAAACAAGGTCTGTGAATGAGGTCACAATCACCCTCATTGAACCTAGGTAG